In Candidatus Bathyarchaeota archaeon, one DNA window encodes the following:
- a CDS encoding flippase-like domain-containing protein — protein MNATRLKWTGKTVLLPLIGIVALILYVLFSNVNFFEVVTILQTANPLIYSVAIFLGLAEVFFYALSWRALLSALKVKISTMRSFLYTWYSIFMDIVVPAESISSDLCRVYLVNKEQNGLSGKTVASVVMQRILGMTINVIILLLGITFLYTTTAKIDPMILTLSILFIVAITSSTCVLLVISWKETWGTKIINYLIHAGELICRGRWQQKFDYLKQEALSATKIFHDSMKEFGHKPKTLILPTFLLLLNWFSGLAVPYVVFFSLGYPVSWTVIFVTCSIVLVVKSIPIGVPEVGAPEIIMISTFQAMSIPEGISIAVTMLSRLISLWLRVGVGFAAQQWVELKLPREVQHKPLYNPMAKAPNL, from the coding sequence ATGAATGCAACCCGTCTGAAATGGACCGGCAAAACAGTGCTGCTACCTCTGATAGGTATAGTTGCATTAATTCTCTATGTTCTCTTCTCTAACGTCAACTTTTTTGAAGTTGTTACTATATTGCAAACCGCCAATCCACTTATCTATTCTGTAGCTATATTTCTGGGGCTTGCGGAAGTGTTTTTCTATGCCCTTTCATGGAGAGCATTACTTAGCGCCCTTAAAGTCAAAATCTCAACCATGCGGTCTTTTCTTTACACATGGTACAGCATATTTATGGATATTGTAGTCCCCGCCGAATCTATAAGCAGTGATTTATGTAGGGTGTATTTGGTTAACAAAGAACAAAATGGGTTAAGTGGCAAAACTGTTGCATCAGTTGTTATGCAAAGAATCTTGGGGATGACCATCAACGTCATAATATTACTTTTAGGCATAACTTTTCTTTACACCACCACCGCCAAAATTGACCCCATGATCTTAACTTTGAGCATACTTTTCATCGTTGCTATAACCTCAAGCACTTGTGTACTATTGGTGATTTCATGGAAAGAAACCTGGGGCACAAAAATAATTAACTATCTAATTCACGCAGGGGAACTCATATGTCGAGGCAGATGGCAACAAAAATTTGATTACCTCAAACAAGAAGCCCTGAGCGCGACAAAAATTTTCCATGACTCAATGAAAGAATTTGGACATAAACCCAAAACACTAATTCTACCGACTTTTTTGCTATTATTGAATTGGTTTTCAGGGCTTGCTGTTCCATACGTTGTCTTTTTTTCTTTAGGATATCCCGTGTCTTGGACAGTTATTTTCGTTACTTGTTCAATAGTATTAGTCGTTAAATCAATACCAATAGGTGTGCCCGAAGTTGGTGCTCCTGAAATAATCATGATAAGTACGTTCCAAGCGATGAGTATCCCTGAAGGGATAAGCATTGCCGTTACAATGCTGAGCAGACTTATATCACTCTGGTTGAGAGTCGGCGTAGGTTTCGCTGCTCAGCAATGGGTGGAATTAAAATTGCCAAGGGAAGTTCAACATAAACCGTTATACAATCCCATGGCAAAAGCTCCCAATTTGTAA
- a CDS encoding winged helix-turn-helix domain-containing protein has translation MSKIERGSYETTFLVILSLSRGAESRKKILATLLSGPKNCNQIAKELDFDWWTIQKHLHCLIKENLIMSLEFGRIKFYKLTLKGDEAIRDIQAKTVKTSKNNS, from the coding sequence ATGAGTAAGATTGAAAGAGGTAGTTACGAAACTACCTTTTTAGTTATTCTCAGCCTTTCCAGAGGCGCTGAATCAAGAAAAAAGATTCTGGCAACATTACTCTCGGGACCAAAAAATTGTAATCAAATTGCAAAGGAATTAGATTTTGATTGGTGGACTATCCAAAAACATCTTCATTGTCTCATAAAAGAAAACCTAATAATGAGCCTTGAATTTGGTCGCATAAAATTTTACAAACTCACTTTAAAAGGTGACGAAGCAATAAGAGACATACAAGCAAAAACTGTGAAAACAAGCAAAAATAATAGCTAA
- a CDS encoding ABC transporter permease, protein MTATELLKAEIRRVWGRPILELALGFIVLISITTTPALFKIVTQTELQTTLNSLVTTVLYDNLTAQMLPLGLFCGILLALSFARDYEQGLMQTLLSAPVSRSSLFIVKFVAVVVPLTLLSWGVTVLVSFLNYYSGLTVLAILQFSLLAFPILFLAAMFYGGLAVLIALIIKRTIPSAVTAMIIGFLAYYITTLRVDTIGEFANYLVLTPFKAPLIATGRVLGLTFTNGTLESTLPTWNFLALSVVYALIFLIPMYIYFTRRFELRE, encoded by the coding sequence GTGACGGCCACAGAGCTGCTAAAGGCAGAAATTAGGCGTGTTTGGGGACGACCAATCCTTGAATTAGCGTTAGGCTTTATCGTTCTAATATCCATCACAACCACACCCGCCTTGTTTAAAATCGTCACACAAACCGAACTGCAGACCACGCTAAACAGTTTGGTAACTACTGTTCTTTACGATAATTTAACTGCTCAGATGCTTCCTTTAGGCTTATTTTGCGGGATTCTGCTGGCGTTGTCTTTTGCTCGCGACTATGAACAGGGCCTAATGCAGACATTGCTTTCAGCACCTGTTTCACGTTCATCCCTTTTTATAGTAAAGTTTGTTGCTGTTGTGGTTCCTTTAACACTTCTCTCATGGGGAGTAACAGTACTTGTCAGCTTCTTAAACTACTACAGCGGCTTAACGGTACTTGCTATACTACAGTTTTCCCTGTTGGCGTTTCCTATACTGTTTTTGGCAGCCATGTTCTACGGCGGCTTAGCAGTGCTGATAGCCTTGATTATTAAGCGAACGATTCCTTCCGCAGTTACCGCCATGATTATCGGGTTCTTAGCATACTACATAACAACCCTTAGGGTGGACACCATTGGAGAGTTCGCTAACTATCTAGTTCTTACACCGTTTAAAGCTCCGCTTATAGCAACAGGTCGCGTACTCGGTTTAACGTTCACAAACGGAACCCTTGAAAGCACCTTGCCAACGTGGAACTTTCTGGCGTTATCCGTAGTTTATGCGCTGATATTTCTAATTCCAATGTACATTTACTTCACCAGGAGGTTTGAACTACGCGAATAA
- a CDS encoding ABC transporter ATP-binding protein, with translation MQALGEFNNLEKSFSSGTKALSGLSFKIYKGTNGLIGPNGAGKTTTIKLSLGLIKADAGAAEMFGFDCWKQSLQIRRKTGILYEKVAFYEHLSGIEHLKLMAKLKGLSDPLSESKRVLKLVELDTEAQNRRIGGYSAGMRQRIGLAHALLGNPELIILDEPTSNLDPIGRAKVIEIINSLKKEGFSFLISSHILHELEKVCDKFVLINKGRTIKNGTLNQLLDKTSTQAFTIKVQPLKQVAELLKKEECIKDTTIIDNQIIVIANDSEKFKKILPRVVSKVDGSLEEVKPAGRDLESIFKVAVEEAEQ, from the coding sequence TTGCAAGCTTTAGGCGAATTTAACAACTTAGAAAAAAGCTTTAGCTCTGGAACCAAAGCACTAAGCGGTCTAAGTTTCAAAATATACAAAGGAACCAACGGCCTAATAGGACCGAACGGAGCAGGCAAAACCACCACAATCAAACTAAGCTTAGGCTTAATCAAAGCCGATGCAGGCGCCGCAGAAATGTTTGGGTTCGACTGCTGGAAACAATCCCTACAAATAAGGCGCAAAACCGGGATTTTGTATGAAAAAGTCGCATTTTATGAGCACTTATCAGGAATTGAACACTTAAAATTGATGGCAAAACTCAAAGGGCTCTCCGACCCGTTAAGCGAGAGCAAACGAGTTTTAAAGCTGGTTGAACTTGACACCGAAGCCCAAAACAGGCGAATTGGCGGTTACTCTGCAGGTATGCGCCAGAGAATAGGATTAGCACATGCGCTTCTTGGAAATCCTGAATTGATAATTCTTGATGAACCCACATCAAATCTTGACCCCATCGGACGAGCTAAAGTGATTGAGATAATTAATTCGCTCAAAAAAGAGGGCTTCTCTTTCCTAATTTCAAGCCACATACTACACGAACTGGAGAAGGTTTGTGACAAATTTGTTCTTATCAATAAAGGACGAACCATAAAAAACGGAACACTAAACCAATTACTTGACAAGACATCCACCCAAGCATTTACCATAAAAGTTCAACCACTAAAACAGGTAGCAGAGCTGCTGAAAAAAGAAGAATGCATCAAAGACACAACCATAATTGACAACCAAATCATTGTCATAGCCAACGATAGCGAGAAATTCAAAAAAATTCTGCCACGGGTAGTATCAAAAGTGGATGGTTCTCTTGAAGAGGTCAAACCAGCTGGACGGGACTTGGAATCAATCTTTAAAGTTGCCGTGGAGGAAGCAGAGCAGTGA
- a CDS encoding site-specific integrase, producing the protein MIERTALAPAITRNRQLSVEELKSLNLPLTFQGDLVIIYNSLTGWKLKKPVIIELKNLLDAKEKGLVDYIIRSCLNDRPGVIPFIFDNQSMLKLARHFLRHLSGSYRSCLTYSVNVKQYATWLGYKPDLIIQDAKPVGAIPDPLKVQNHCAFLNDYLAELQDNDLKPTAVNNCIKAVKTFYHVNGIEVKLNERLPRKVAYKDRAPKPEEITAMIDKSTIREAFIIAALATGGFREGTFCKLKYRHVKEDLEANIVPIHIHVEAQITKGKYHDYDTFLNAEASYLLKMYIADRRRGSRYTPPEEITDDSPLIRSDHNAHKIVGVSEKTLRKIVHTIAVAADVSKKLPDSWMYSVRTHSLRKYFRTQMSASKIDSEIIKYFMGKTIDTYEDVQSLGIETLRNLYTSAGLAIRPKTQVNRIEQLKEIIRAWGQNPEEILTKDALMRGNITELPDQVQSHQLSVLADQLKQLIKREVSV; encoded by the coding sequence ATGATAGAAAGAACTGCCTTAGCCCCCGCTATAACCCGCAACCGCCAACTCTCCGTTGAAGAACTAAAAAGCCTAAATCTCCCATTGACTTTCCAAGGCGACCTAGTGATAATCTACAATAGCTTAACAGGTTGGAAACTCAAAAAGCCAGTAATAATCGAACTCAAAAACCTCTTAGACGCCAAAGAAAAAGGCCTCGTCGACTACATCATCAGGTCCTGCCTAAACGACCGCCCAGGAGTAATTCCCTTCATATTTGACAACCAAAGCATGCTAAAACTCGCCCGCCATTTCCTACGCCATCTTTCAGGCTCATACAGAAGCTGCTTAACCTACTCCGTCAACGTCAAACAATACGCAACCTGGCTCGGATACAAACCAGACCTAATCATCCAAGACGCCAAACCCGTCGGCGCCATCCCCGACCCACTAAAAGTCCAAAACCACTGCGCATTCCTAAACGATTACTTAGCCGAACTCCAAGACAACGACCTCAAACCAACAGCCGTTAACAACTGCATAAAAGCCGTAAAAACCTTCTACCACGTAAACGGCATAGAAGTTAAACTCAACGAGCGCCTCCCCCGAAAAGTTGCCTACAAAGACAGAGCCCCAAAACCCGAAGAAATCACCGCAATGATAGACAAATCCACAATCAGAGAAGCTTTCATCATAGCTGCTTTAGCAACAGGTGGATTTAGAGAAGGAACCTTCTGCAAACTCAAATACCGACACGTCAAAGAAGACCTAGAAGCCAACATAGTGCCAATACACATTCACGTCGAAGCCCAAATCACCAAAGGAAAATACCATGACTACGACACCTTCCTAAATGCGGAAGCAAGTTACCTGCTTAAAATGTACATAGCTGACAGAAGACGAGGCAGCAGATACACGCCTCCAGAAGAAATCACCGACGACTCACCGTTAATCCGAAGCGACCACAATGCTCACAAAATCGTTGGCGTTAGCGAAAAAACCCTCAGAAAAATCGTGCATACAATCGCTGTTGCAGCTGACGTTTCAAAAAAGCTCCCAGACAGTTGGATGTACAGCGTTAGAACCCATAGCCTACGAAAATACTTCCGAACTCAAATGAGCGCCTCAAAAATAGACAGCGAAATCATCAAATATTTTATGGGCAAAACCATCGACACCTACGAAGACGTCCAAAGCTTAGGCATCGAGACGCTAAGAAACCTCTACACCTCAGCAGGCTTGGCGATTAGACCGAAAACTCAAGTCAACAGAATTGAGCAACTCAAAGAAATCATACGTGCATGGGGACAGAACCCTGAAGAAATCTTAACTAAGGATGCGCTTATGCGGGGAAACATCACTGAGCTCCCAGACCAGGTACAGAGTCATCAGCTTTCTGTTCTGGCTGACCAACTTAAGCAGTTGATCAAACGGGAGGTTTCAGTTTAG
- a CDS encoding B12-binding domain-containing radical SAM protein, with translation MSEVILTADKTLMSNYHNNEFLGFGTCAPPNFIPEWLFSYLFFPPMKSQKGSPETAPYGLRKMEAQLRKDGFNVTIVSPNHLKEHLKETKVIGIQVMDPFGLGPASTTLSAIFKKQPYLAKHFQALMVDPIIKKAKENGAKIIVGGPGAWQFNYRKKSIKDLGIDCVVEGESERVIGNLFKSAIDGQELPQHYEIDVDDAPNLDEIPDICGPSINGLLEIGRGCCRGCRFCNVTLRPLRWYPLEKIQRELTVNLESGKITGACLHAEDVMLYGSNNTIPNEEKLLQLHETVMKRIDSIAWSHCSLAAVASNPKLFAKISEQILSKQAWWGAEIGIETGSAEVAKKIMPAKAHPFKAENWHDVVYDGMGLMHDNRLVPACTLIVGLPEEQEEDVLKTMDLVDDLKDMRSLIVPLFFVPLGKLTSENWFTDTKLNKLHRELLIKCAEHDFHWVDNLIDWTFKGKWYTRIMRDFYKGFAAIAKHKVRQIE, from the coding sequence ATGTCCGAGGTAATTTTAACCGCTGACAAGACATTAATGAGTAATTACCACAACAACGAGTTTCTAGGATTTGGAACTTGTGCTCCACCCAACTTTATTCCCGAATGGCTCTTTAGCTACCTCTTCTTTCCACCTATGAAAAGCCAAAAAGGAAGCCCAGAGACGGCTCCATACGGATTAAGAAAAATGGAAGCCCAACTAAGAAAAGATGGCTTCAACGTAACAATTGTCAGCCCAAACCACCTAAAAGAACACTTGAAAGAAACAAAAGTGATAGGCATACAGGTAATGGACCCTTTTGGTTTAGGTCCAGCATCCACAACACTATCCGCCATCTTCAAAAAGCAACCATACCTAGCCAAACACTTCCAAGCATTAATGGTAGACCCAATAATAAAAAAAGCAAAAGAAAATGGAGCAAAAATAATCGTTGGTGGACCAGGAGCATGGCAATTTAATTACAGAAAAAAATCAATCAAAGATTTAGGAATAGACTGTGTTGTCGAAGGCGAATCTGAACGGGTTATAGGCAACCTTTTCAAGTCAGCAATAGATGGACAAGAGTTACCCCAACATTACGAGATTGATGTTGATGACGCACCAAACTTGGACGAAATTCCCGACATTTGTGGACCATCAATTAATGGGTTGCTTGAAATTGGACGAGGATGCTGCAGAGGATGTCGATTCTGTAATGTAACTCTTAGACCACTTAGATGGTACCCCTTAGAAAAAATTCAGCGTGAACTAACAGTTAACCTTGAGTCAGGCAAAATCACTGGAGCATGCCTCCACGCTGAAGACGTAATGCTTTACGGCTCAAACAACACAATTCCCAATGAAGAAAAACTTTTACAATTACATGAAACAGTAATGAAAAGAATTGACAGCATAGCATGGAGCCACTGCTCACTAGCCGCAGTAGCATCTAACCCTAAACTTTTTGCCAAAATATCAGAACAAATCCTATCAAAACAAGCATGGTGGGGCGCCGAAATAGGCATCGAAACAGGCTCCGCTGAGGTTGCAAAAAAAATTATGCCCGCCAAAGCACACCCCTTCAAAGCTGAAAACTGGCATGACGTAGTTTATGATGGCATGGGATTAATGCACGACAACAGACTGGTTCCTGCGTGCACACTTATTGTTGGGTTGCCAGAGGAACAAGAGGAGGATGTGTTAAAAACGATGGATTTAGTTGATGACTTAAAAGATATGCGCAGCCTTATTGTACCACTGTTTTTTGTTCCACTGGGCAAGTTGACAAGTGAAAACTGGTTCACTGACACAAAACTAAACAAGCTTCACCGCGAATTACTAATCAAATGTGCCGAACACGATTTTCATTGGGTAGACAACCTTATTGACTGGACATTTAAGGGCAAATGGTACACGCGTATAATGCGGGATTTTTACAAGGGATTCGCAGCAATCGCAAAACACAAAGTAAGACAGATAGAGTAA
- a CDS encoding 2-oxoacid:acceptor oxidoreductase family protein, whose product MIEFRWHGRGGQGAWTASELLARTALSEGKYIQSFPEFGPERMGAPVTAFTRISTEPIRLHCAVYDPDIVVVLDNTLLKTVPVTAGLNRDDDVLIINSTEEPSALKENLRVVTGKIWTVPATEIALKILGAPITNTALLGAVAKATNIVSLEGIQQTLKGRFRADLAEKNFAVVKQAYEEAKSE is encoded by the coding sequence ATGATTGAATTTAGATGGCACGGTAGAGGCGGACAAGGTGCATGGACAGCCAGCGAATTGTTAGCTCGAACAGCCTTAAGTGAAGGAAAATACATCCAGTCTTTCCCCGAGTTTGGTCCCGAAAGAATGGGTGCACCAGTAACCGCTTTTACCCGAATTAGCACAGAACCCATCAGGTTGCATTGTGCAGTTTATGATCCAGATATAGTAGTGGTTTTAGATAATACACTTCTAAAAACGGTGCCTGTAACTGCTGGATTAAACCGTGATGATGACGTATTGATAATCAACTCAACCGAGGAACCATCCGCACTAAAAGAAAATCTGCGTGTAGTAACAGGTAAGATTTGGACAGTTCCTGCAACAGAGATTGCCCTAAAAATCCTTGGTGCGCCAATCACTAATACGGCGCTTTTGGGTGCTGTTGCAAAAGCAACAAACATTGTTAGTTTAGAGGGTATTCAGCAAACTCTTAAGGGGCGGTTCCGCGCTGATTTAGCGGAGAAAAACTTTGCGGTTGTCAAACAAGCGTATGAGGAGGCAAAATCAGAGTGA
- a CDS encoding 4Fe-4S binding protein, whose amino-acid sequence MSKEKTWEEISIAGVCPKSSVAFMTGDWKTFMPIRDLEKCTTCLTCVMFCPEGAIRWRPEMGKIDFDLTFCKGCGICANECPTKAITMKLEEQEEE is encoded by the coding sequence GTGAGTAAAGAGAAAACTTGGGAAGAAATCTCCATAGCAGGTGTCTGCCCTAAATCCAGCGTTGCCTTTATGACTGGTGACTGGAAAACTTTCATGCCAATACGGGACTTAGAAAAATGCACAACATGCTTAACTTGTGTAATGTTTTGTCCGGAGGGTGCTATTCGTTGGCGTCCTGAAATGGGAAAAATCGATTTTGATCTCACCTTCTGCAAAGGTTGCGGAATATGTGCTAACGAATGCCCAACCAAAGCAATAACCATGAAACTAGAAGAACAAGAGGAGGAGTAA
- the porA gene encoding pyruvate ferredoxin oxidoreductase, whose product MAMNGDEAVAYAVKQCDVDVVAAYPITPQTIIVEKFSEYVANGQVQTQFVCTESEHSAMTASLAASVTGARAFTASASAGLALMHEMLFVTSGSRAPVVMAIANRALSSPLNIHGDHSDTMAARDSGWVQMYVENAQEAYDSIIQAFRIAEDPDVSLPVLVGLDGFTLSHSLENVDALSDETVKQFVGERQLPIVLTHEGKKAPFKLDPDNPMTMGPVAFQNYYFEFKRQQEEGMNNALKKIQEINKEYVSISGRSYGNGLIDAYKLDDAEIIVICVGSTSGTMKIIVDELRQEGIKAGLLRLRTFRPLPVEELKNALKNAKAVAVMDKSMSFGGFGGAVFHEVRHSLYDEKQRPPIINYIYGLGGRDSSPRELRKIFEELLRISRTGRVNRQVNYLGLRE is encoded by the coding sequence ATGGCAATGAACGGCGACGAAGCAGTTGCCTACGCTGTTAAACAATGTGATGTTGATGTTGTGGCAGCTTACCCAATCACTCCGCAAACAATCATTGTGGAAAAATTCAGCGAATACGTTGCAAACGGGCAAGTGCAAACACAGTTCGTCTGCACAGAATCCGAACACAGTGCAATGACTGCTAGCCTTGCAGCATCCGTTACTGGTGCACGAGCTTTCACCGCTAGTGCATCGGCAGGGTTAGCATTGATGCATGAAATGCTGTTTGTGACTTCAGGCTCTCGTGCTCCTGTGGTTATGGCAATCGCAAACCGTGCACTTTCTTCACCGTTAAACATTCATGGAGACCACTCAGACACCATGGCGGCACGAGACAGCGGTTGGGTTCAAATGTATGTTGAAAATGCGCAGGAAGCATACGATTCCATTATTCAAGCATTTAGAATTGCCGAAGACCCTGATGTTTCATTGCCCGTACTCGTTGGTTTAGACGGTTTTACCTTGAGCCATTCGCTTGAAAACGTCGATGCACTCTCAGATGAAACCGTAAAGCAGTTTGTCGGTGAAAGGCAACTGCCGATTGTTTTAACACATGAAGGCAAAAAAGCACCATTCAAACTTGACCCCGATAACCCAATGACTATGGGTCCAGTAGCTTTCCAAAACTACTACTTCGAGTTCAAACGTCAACAAGAGGAAGGCATGAATAATGCCCTCAAAAAAATCCAAGAAATCAACAAAGAATATGTCTCAATCAGCGGAAGAAGTTACGGCAACGGACTCATCGATGCTTACAAACTTGACGACGCAGAAATCATTGTAATTTGTGTTGGCTCCACTTCTGGAACAATGAAAATAATCGTTGATGAATTACGTCAAGAAGGTATCAAAGCTGGGCTGCTACGTTTACGTACGTTTAGGCCACTGCCAGTTGAAGAGCTTAAAAATGCTTTAAAGAATGCTAAAGCCGTTGCTGTCATGGATAAAAGCATGAGTTTTGGCGGTTTCGGAGGAGCAGTTTTTCATGAAGTGCGTCATAGTCTCTACGACGAAAAACAGCGTCCACCAATCATAAACTACATTTACGGTTTAGGCGGTAGAGACAGCAGTCCACGTGAACTGCGAAAGATTTTCGAGGAACTTTTGAGGATAAGCAGGACTGGGCGTGTTAACCGCCAAGTTAACTATTTAGGATTAAGGGAGTAA
- a CDS encoding thiamine pyrophosphate-dependent enzyme, whose product MTTQEWKFTAKDIALKPDLFLSGHRACAGCGPAAVLRLIMKATRGPTIVTQATGCMEVVSSIYPYTSWATPWLHTAFENAAANASGIDAALKVLKTKGKLKQEHIDIIAFAGDGGTYDIGLQALSGAVERGHDFLFVLYDNEGYMNTGIQRSGGTPTGAATTTTPAGSVIPGKPERKKPITEIMLAHDMPYVATASPYYWKDLLTKVRKGLEVEGPAFLHVFAPCPRGWRSNPAKTMEYTKLAVESCVFPIWEAVDGKRVLSVPSKVIALAPQKKKPITAYLEGQGRFKHLFTSKNRHIVDELQHYTDERWSQLLKKCE is encoded by the coding sequence TTGACTACACAAGAATGGAAATTCACCGCCAAAGACATTGCATTAAAACCCGATTTATTCCTTTCAGGTCACAGAGCATGTGCAGGTTGCGGACCAGCCGCGGTGCTACGCCTGATAATGAAGGCTACAAGAGGACCCACAATAGTTACTCAAGCAACCGGTTGCATGGAAGTTGTCTCATCAATTTATCCCTACACATCATGGGCTACTCCATGGTTGCATACTGCCTTTGAGAATGCTGCTGCGAACGCTTCAGGTATTGACGCTGCACTTAAAGTCTTAAAGACGAAAGGTAAACTCAAGCAGGAACACATTGATATCATAGCATTTGCCGGTGATGGTGGTACTTACGACATTGGCTTGCAGGCTCTCTCTGGCGCTGTTGAACGTGGTCATGACTTCCTTTTTGTTCTCTACGATAATGAAGGATATATGAACACGGGTATTCAGAGGAGCGGCGGAACACCCACAGGCGCAGCTACAACTACAACCCCTGCAGGTTCAGTAATTCCCGGGAAGCCTGAACGTAAAAAGCCAATCACCGAGATCATGCTTGCCCATGATATGCCCTATGTTGCAACAGCATCACCTTACTACTGGAAGGACCTCCTAACTAAGGTACGTAAAGGCTTAGAGGTTGAAGGACCTGCTTTTCTGCATGTGTTTGCTCCTTGTCCCAGAGGCTGGAGAAGTAACCCTGCAAAAACAATGGAATACACCAAACTCGCAGTTGAGTCTTGTGTGTTCCCTATATGGGAAGCAGTAGATGGGAAACGTGTATTATCAGTGCCAAGTAAAGTGATTGCTTTGGCACCGCAAAAGAAAAAGCCTATCACAGCTTATCTTGAGGGACAAGGCAGATTCAAGCACCTGTTTACTTCCAAAAACAGGCATATCGTTGATGAACTTCAACACTATACTGATGAGCGTTGGAGTCAACTTTTAAAGAAATGCGAGTAA
- a CDS encoding universal stress protein, with amino-acid sequence MFEKIRILVGVDGSVQSKKALKEAISLAQHFSGFINAITVYEKGQEKKAQAIIDDARHVLDGEGVKFDVSMVVGSNTAKRLESYAKKENFDLIVVGSRGLGSRVSILLGSVSKQVVGNAYCNVLVVKK; translated from the coding sequence ATGTTTGAGAAAATTCGCATACTTGTAGGGGTTGATGGCTCTGTTCAGTCTAAAAAAGCTCTCAAGGAAGCTATATCCCTTGCTCAGCACTTTTCAGGATTTATTAATGCCATAACCGTTTATGAGAAAGGTCAAGAAAAAAAGGCTCAAGCCATAATTGACGATGCCAGACACGTTTTGGATGGTGAAGGCGTAAAGTTTGATGTTTCCATGGTTGTTGGTTCTAACACAGCTAAAAGGTTGGAGAGTTACGCCAAAAAAGAGAACTTTGACTTGATTGTGGTTGGTAGCAGAGGTTTAGGCAGTAGAGTATCTATTTTGTTGGGCAGTGTTTCCAAGCAGGTTGTGGGCAATGCGTACTGCAATGTGCTGGTCGTAAAAAAGTGA
- a CDS encoding chorismate-binding protein, with product MAKCPSCGKEVKNAKKTWKMAGKPDKKGKRTQLTIGLYECCDKTFRQVLDKKKI from the coding sequence ATGGCAAAGTGCCCCAGCTGTGGAAAAGAAGTAAAAAACGCCAAGAAAACTTGGAAAATGGCAGGTAAACCAGACAAAAAAGGAAAAAGAACTCAACTGACAATCGGACTCTACGAATGCTGTGACAAAACATTCCGCCAAGTCCTAGACAAGAAAAAAATCTAA
- a CDS encoding DUF424 family protein yields MDVYVKLQKNQGHVVLAICDCDLLGKTLQEGKITFKIKGEFYNGGKASVEEAVAMIENSTIVNLVGQACVECAIKKGYVHPEAVLNIQGVPHAQIMKL; encoded by the coding sequence ATGGATGTCTACGTTAAACTGCAAAAAAATCAAGGACACGTAGTTTTAGCCATCTGTGATTGCGATTTACTCGGAAAAACTTTGCAGGAAGGAAAAATCACCTTCAAAATAAAAGGCGAATTCTACAACGGCGGAAAAGCCAGCGTTGAGGAAGCAGTGGCGATGATTGAAAACTCAACGATTGTAAATCTTGTCGGTCAAGCTTGTGTAGAGTGCGCCATCAAAAAAGGATATGTCCACCCTGAAGCAGTTCTTAATATCCAAGGCGTGCCGCACGCGCAGATAATGAAGCTGTAG
- a CDS encoding translation initiation factor IF-2 subunit beta — protein MDYNYNELLKRACQEMPEVSAKKERIELPRLYVSTVGMRTIISNFKDVADTLDRDPQHILKFLTREMATAATFHESRAIFQGKFRSDSFERLLQRYMEGFVVCPVCKRPDTRILKEKRLTFLVCNACGAKSAIKQL, from the coding sequence ATGGACTATAATTATAATGAACTGCTAAAGCGGGCATGTCAAGAAATGCCTGAGGTATCCGCCAAAAAAGAAAGAATAGAACTTCCCAGGCTTTACGTAAGCACTGTAGGAATGCGTACAATAATTTCAAACTTTAAAGACGTAGCAGACACGCTAGACCGTGACCCACAGCATATTCTAAAATTCCTAACCCGTGAAATGGCAACAGCAGCAACATTCCATGAATCAAGAGCCATTTTCCAAGGAAAATTTAGAAGTGACAGCTTTGAACGACTTCTACAAAGATACATGGAAGGTTTTGTTGTCTGTCCTGTATGCAAACGTCCAGATACAAGAATCCTCAAAGAAAAACGTTTAACATTCCTTGTCTGCAACGCTTGCGGAGCAAAATCAGCAATAAAACAACTCTAA